From the genome of Geobacter sp. SVR, one region includes:
- a CDS encoding methionine ABC transporter permease, translating into MDSATVAMIAKGLLETLYMTVFSTSAAYLLGLPLGIILVVSAEGSILPRPVLNKILNILVNLTRSVPFLILLIAVLPITRFITGTTIGSTATVVPLIIAAAPFVARLVESSIKEVDKGIIEAALSMGATPFEIITKVMIPEAKPSLILGGAIATTTILGYSAMAGIVGGGGLGDIAIRYGYYRYQNDIMIATVVLLIVVVQIFQDMGMKISRKQDRRR; encoded by the coding sequence ATGGATAGTGCTACTGTCGCAATGATAGCCAAGGGCCTGCTGGAAACACTCTATATGACGGTGTTTTCGACAAGTGCGGCATATCTCCTCGGCCTGCCGCTGGGCATAATCCTGGTCGTTTCGGCAGAAGGAAGCATTCTGCCCCGTCCCGTCCTGAACAAGATCCTGAATATACTGGTAAATTTGACCAGATCCGTTCCCTTTCTGATTTTGCTGATCGCGGTGCTGCCGATAACCAGATTCATAACCGGGACGACCATCGGTTCGACAGCCACCGTGGTTCCGCTGATAATTGCGGCTGCTCCGTTCGTGGCCAGGCTGGTGGAATCGTCCATAAAAGAGGTGGATAAGGGCATTATCGAGGCGGCCTTATCCATGGGCGCAACCCCTTTCGAGATCATTACCAAGGTGATGATACCCGAAGCGAAACCGTCGCTGATACTGGGGGGCGCCATCGCCACGACAACGATTCTCGGCTATTCCGCCATGGCAGGTATTGTCGGTGGAGGAGGACTTGGGGACATTGCCATACGGTACGGATATTACCGCTATCAGAACGACATCATGATCGCCACGGTCGTCTTGCTGATCGTGGTCGTGCAGATTTTTCAGGACATGGGGATGAAAATTTCCCGGAAGCAGGATAGAAGAAGATAA
- a CDS encoding MetQ/NlpA family ABC transporter substrate-binding protein yields the protein MSFVVLTGCKQKSAGKIVVGASPAPHAEILGVAGKALKEKGYQLEIKEFTDYVQPNLALQNKELDANYFQHKPYLDDFNKNNKTSLASAAAIHYEPLGIYPGKTKALADMKDGAVIAVPNDTTNEARALLLLETLKLIKLKPDAGLKATAADIVENPKHIQIKELEAAQLTRSLPDVDFAVINGNYALLANLSVAANALAKEEKESLAASTFANIIAVRTGDENRPEIKALIEALKSDAVKKFIEDKYKGSVIPVF from the coding sequence ATGTCGTTCGTAGTTTTGACCGGATGCAAGCAGAAGAGCGCCGGGAAGATAGTGGTCGGAGCCTCTCCGGCACCGCATGCCGAAATTCTCGGCGTGGCCGGCAAGGCGCTTAAGGAAAAAGGATACCAGCTGGAAATAAAAGAGTTTACCGATTATGTCCAGCCCAATCTGGCGCTGCAGAACAAGGAGCTGGATGCCAACTATTTCCAGCATAAGCCCTATCTGGACGACTTCAACAAAAACAACAAGACCAGCCTCGCATCGGCTGCAGCGATCCACTATGAGCCGCTGGGCATCTACCCCGGTAAAACAAAAGCACTGGCTGACATGAAGGATGGGGCGGTCATTGCCGTGCCGAACGACACGACGAACGAGGCCCGCGCCCTGCTGCTGCTGGAAACCCTGAAACTGATCAAGCTGAAGCCCGATGCGGGCCTCAAGGCCACGGCAGCAGATATCGTCGAGAATCCGAAGCATATCCAGATAAAGGAACTGGAAGCAGCGCAGCTTACCCGTTCGTTGCCTGATGTCGATTTTGCGGTAATCAACGGCAACTACGCCCTGCTGGCCAACCTGAGCGTTGCCGCCAATGCCCTGGCAAAGGAAGAAAAAGAATCCCTGGCCGCATCCACCTTTGCCAACATCATCGCTGTGCGGACCGGCGATGAAAACCGCCCTGAGATCAAAGCGCTGATTGAAGCCTTGAAGAGCGATGCGGTTAAGAAGTTTATCGAAGACAAATACAAAGGCTCCGTAATACCGGTTTTCTGA